ACGTTGATGAGGAAGGTCAGTACGAAGAGGATAATGCCGATGCCGAAGAGGGCATGGTAGTGAACGCTGCCCTGTGCCACCTCGCCCATCTCGGCGGCGATGGTGGCCGTCATGGTGCGGGCGGGGCGGAAGAGTGAATCGAGGGTCAGCGGCATACGGGCCGCGTTGCCGGTGACCATCATCACGGCCATCGTCTCCCCGATGGCCCGCCCCATCCCCAGCATGATCGCCGTGACGATGCCGGACTTCGCGGCGGGCACGACCACCCTCCAGATGGTCTGCCACCGCGTGGCCCCCATCGCCAGGCTGGCATCTCGATAGCTCTTGGGCACTGCGTCCAGGGCGTCCTCGGCGACGCTGATGATGGTGGGGAGCGCCATGTAGGCCAGGATGATCGCCCCGGTGAAGGCCGTCAGCCCCGTCGGCGCGCCCAGGACCTCGCGCACCAGAGGGGCGATGATCGTCATGCCGAAGAAGCCCAGCACCACCGAAGGGATGCCTGCCAGTACCTCGATGGTGGGCTTCAGGACCTCTCGGGCCCAGCCTGGCGCCACCTCCCGCACGAAGACGGCCGTCGCCACTCCCAACGGCAGCGCGATCACGATGGCGGTCACCGTGACCAGCGCTGAGCCCAGGATCAAGGGAAGCGTGCCGAACAGGCCAAAAGTGGGGTACCAGCGTGTGCCGAAGAGGTTGTCCGGGGAGACCTCGAAGAAGACGGGCATCCCCTCGCGCAGGAGGAACAGGAAGATCAACAACACGAAGCCGATCGTGGAGAAGCCTAACACCCGGATGATCGCTTCGATGGCGAACTCACTCCATCGGACGCGCGAGGACTCATGCATCATAGACCCATTCCGTTCGCGAGATCAGGCTCTCGAAGTATTCCGACAGCCGCAGGCTGAGAGTATTATGCTTCCTCGTGATCGCTTTGATAATGCGATGAATCAGGTCATTCCCTCACTTCAGCGGGACGAACCCGAGTTCGGGGACCAGCTTCTGCCCATCGCTCAGGATCCAGTCCAGGTAGTCCTTCACGTGGCCTGTGGGCTCCCCGGCGGTATACATGTACAGGGAACGGGAGATGGGATAGGATCCGTCGTTGACCGTCTCGACGGAGGGGAGCACGTAGGGCCCCTTCGGATCTCGGGCGATGGCTAGCATCTTCTGGTCGGGCGTCACGTATCCCAGGCCATCATACCCGATGGCGTTGGGGTTCTGGCGCACCTCCGCGCTGATCCCCTCCGATGAGGGCATCAATAACGTGTCGGGAGAGAAGAGCAGGTCGCTCTTCTTATCGCCCATGCGGATCACATGTTCCAGAAAGTAGACATATGTGCCGGAGTTCGACTCCCGGGAGAGCAGGACGATGGGACGGTCCTCCCCGCCCACCTCTCGCCAGTTGGTGATCTTGCCCGTGTAGATATCGGAGATCTGCTGGAGGGTGAGGCCGTCCACCGGGTTGGAGGGGTGGACCACCACGGCGATGGCATCCCGGGCGACGGTGAACTCGATGGGATTGATCCCGTTGGCCTGTGCGGCCGCGATCTCCTCGGGCTTCATCTTCCTCGAGGCGTTGGCGATGTCCACGGTGCCGTTGATCATGGCCGCGATGCCGGTGCCCGACCCGCCGCCGGTGACGGAGATGCGCACCTCCGGGTGAAGTTGCATATACGTCTCCGCCCAGGCCAGCGCCAGGTTCACCAGCGTGTCCGACCCCTTGTTCTCGATCGTCTTCGCGGCCTGGGACGGCGCCTCATGTTCGGATTCGGTGGCCTGGGCCCCGCAGCCGATCGCCGCCAGGGTGATGCCCAGGCACAGCAGGCCGGTGAGGATCCAGCGTGTCCATTGGACATGTATGGCGAAGTCTGTGGGAGTCGTGGGGAAAAGGCGGATGAGAAACGGGTGGATTCCCCTGGCCATCGTCTCGCTCGCCTGTGAGCGGAGGCGGGAAGGCCGCCGTGGACGCCGGAGCGCCCGAGACAGGCGGATGGTCCCTCGCGAGAGGATGTGGAATCGAATCATGAACCTCGTCTTCTCAGGTCAAATTGGCCCCGGTTGTGGGCGCTGTTCGCCATCCGCCCGGGGGCGTGCGGCCCCACCGAGCGGATAACGCAAAGGCCCCGGCGGATTCTATCAAATAAGCGGAGAGCGTCAAGTTGTGCGCGAGGCGTGTGGCGGGATCGGATCCTCGAGGGTGACGCGAGGGGGCCGTCCCTCACAGCTTGTAGATCCCCAGAAGCCGGCGCTCCGTTTCCCCCTCGATTTGCGCGGTGATCTCGACGTAGGGGGCCAGCGTGGAGCTTCGGAGCTTGTGCTTGAGGAGCTCATCCACCTGGAAGATCCCCGCCGAGTTGCTCAAGCTGATGTTCACCCGTATGGGGCGATCCTCCCCCTTCTCGATGTGGACGGCTTCCACCGCCAGCGCGGAGACGGAGTGGATGTTCACCTGGCCGGCCTCAAAGGGGATCCGGGAGCGCCCCTCCGTCATGTCCAGCGCGTCGGCCACCTTGAGCACCCCGGCTTCGAGGGTCAGGCAGCGTTGATCGGAGCGATGGGCGATCACCGCGTGGAGCGTCTCGGCGACCATCGTCGTCAGGGCGGGCTCCTCGTAGAGCTCGCTCAGCAGCTCGCGTGCCTTGGGGTAGGCCAGGATCAGGCTGTACTGCTCGTGGTCATCGCGGTGCACGGCGATGCCGATATCGTGCAGGCAGGCCCCCAGGACGACGAGCACTTCCGCGTCCTCGACGGCCAGTCCGTAGTCCGTGACCACGTTGGGCTGGACGTCCGCCTCCACCAGCAGCCGCAGGAGCCGCAGCGCGGCGTTGGCCACGATCCGGATGTGGACTTCGCCGTGGTCGCTGATGCCGGAGCGGTCGACCGAGTTGACGTTGGCGCACTTCCAGAGCTGTAGAAGCTCGGCATCGTCGTTGATCCGCGCCATCAGTTGTTGCAATTTCCCATTGTGTCGGGCAGGTACCTCAAAACTCATCATTCCTCCTCGTGGTGTTCTCTGGGGGTATGGCCGGACTCGTTGTGGAGCCATCGGCGATGCGAGAGCATCTGGTCCACGGGCTCCCCGGCGCTTGTCTCATCCCCCTGGCTCCAGGGGATATCGCCGGAGATGGCCCAGCACTCTCTCCCGGATATCGTCTCGTATCTGCCGGAAGACCGTGAGCTGTTCCTCGGGCGATCCGGTCGCCTCGGCCGGGTCCGGGAATCGGATATGGATCGTCTGGCCCTGCCCCGGCCATGCCGGGCAGTTTCGCGCGGCGTCGTCACATACGGTGACGATCAGATCGAAGGGGACGTCGCGGAACGCCTCCACAGGTTTTGAGCGCTGGTGGGTGATGTCGATCCCCAATTCGGCCATCGTCTGCACGGCCAGGGGGTGGACGTACCCGGCCGGCCGCGTCCCGGCGGAATGCGCCTCCCATTGGTCGCCCAGGAAATGCCTGACCAATCCCTCGGCCATCTGGCTGCGAGCCGAGTTGCCGGTGCACAGGAACAGGACGCGCCGCTTTCTCATCCGAACCTCCCGGTGATGTAGTCCTCCGTCCGCCTGTCCCTGGGATTGGTGAAGATCTTCTGCGTGGGCCCGTATTCGACCAGATATCCCGCGCGGTGTTCATCCGTCATGAAGAAGGCCGTGTAATCGGAGACGCGAGCGGCCTGTTGCATGTTATGGGTGACGACGACGATCGTGTAGTCGCGGGCCAGCTCTCGCATCAACTCCTCGATGCGTAGCGTGGCAATAGGATCCAGGGCGGAGGCGGGCTCGTCCATCAGCAGGACCTCCGGCTCGACGGCCAGGGCGCGGGCGATGCACAGGCGCTGTTGCTGTCCGCCGGACAGCGCGGTCCCCGGCTCGTGCAGCTTGTCCTTCACCTCATCCCAGAGGGCTGCCCGGCGCAGGGCGTTCTCTACGCGCTTCTCCAGATCGGGCACACGTCCCCAATGGCTCAGGCGCAATCCGGCTGCGACGTTGTCGAAGATGGACAGGGTGGGGAAGGGATTGGGCCTCTGGAAGACCATCCCCACGCGTCGGCGAATGCGCACCGGGTCCGTCCCGGGGGCGTAGATATCCTCGCCGCCCAGCAGCACGGTCCCCTTCATCCAGGCTCCCCGTACCTCCTCATGCATGCGGTTCAGGCATCGCAGGAACGTGGACTTTCCCGACCCCGACGGGCCAATGATGGCCGTCACCCTGTGGGCGGGAATGGTCAGGGTGATGTCCCGGATCGCCACGAAGCGGCCGAACCCCGCCGTCAGGCTCCTGACGACCAGCCCGGCTTTCGATTCGGGGATGGCCCGTGTCTCCTCACCTGGCTCCAGGGTCATCAAACCTTGCACTTGCAGGTCGCTGATGGTCATGGTTCCCGTTCTCTCCTCATTGTCATGTGCATAGCAGGGGTGCCTCTTGCGGGCACCCGTTGGCATCAAGTTCAGCTTGTAGGGGCGAGGCATCCTTAGGGGCGCCATCGGTATGAGCGCCGGCGCATCTGGTGTGAAGGGCGTGCATTGCAGTGCCAGCGCTGCAGGATGCCTCGCCCTTACACTCTTTGAAGCGTGTTGGCCTCTGAATGGTGATGGGCGGTAGGCGAGAGCCCTTGCCTACGTCGTTAAGTTGATGCACAAGAGGTGCCCCTTGTGGGCACCCAGGGGGCAGCCATAAGGACTGCCCTTACCGCCCATGGACCGCGTGTTGGGCCGCCCGGGGATCAGGGCTGGGGCTGGTAGCGTGATCGTCCACCATACCGGACGGCCAGGCTGGCCAGCAGGACGATCGCCGTGAGCACCAGGGCGGTCCCCCACGCCTTCGTGTGCCAGTCGTCGTAGGGCGAGATGGCATAGGTGAACAGGATGTGCGGCAGGGTGGCGATGGGTTGGGAGACGTCCGTGCTCCAGTAAGGGTTGCCAAAGGCTGTGAAGAGCAGGGGAGCTGTCTCCCCCACCACCCGTGCCAGTGCCAGCACGACCCCGGTCAGGATGCCCCGGCCGGCCGTGGGGACGATGATCCGGATCGTCACCCGCCAGCGGGGGATGCCCAGCGCCAGCCCGGCCTCGCGCAGGGAGTCGGGCACCATGCGCAGCATCTCCTCCGTGGCCCGGCTGATGATGGGCAGCATCATCACGCCCAGGGCGAACCCGCCGGAGAGCGCGGAGAAATGCCCTTGCCTGGCGACGATCAGCGTGTAGGCGAAGATGCCCATCACGATCGATGGGACGCCGGAGAGCACGTCCGCCAGGTAGCGGACGGCGTCGCCGAACCGGTTATCGCCGGACTCGCTCAGGTATATGCCGGCGCTGATACCGATGGGTAGGGCCAGCAGGCTTGCCAGGCCCACGACGATGAGCGATCCGACGATGGCGTTGGCGATGCCGCCCCCGGGGACGCCCACCGGCGTTGGCATGTGGAGGAGGAAGTCCCGGCTCAGGGCCGGGATCCCCTGCCTCGCGACGTAGATCAGGATGATCAGCAGGATCGATGTGGATATCCCCGCGCTGAGCGCCGTCAGCGCGGCCATGAGATCGTTCGTCAGCTTGCGCCAGATGTACGCTTTCCTCATCGACGTCCTCTTATTATACCCCGATTCGCTCGCAGCACGAGCAGGCGAGCCAGGGCGTTCATGGCCAGGGTGATGGCGAACAGGATCAGCCCCAGCTCGATCAGCGCGGCCAGGTATACATCCGATGTGGCCTCGGTGAACTCGTTGGCGATCTGGCTGGCCAGGGTGTAGGCCGGATCGAAGAGACAGATGGATATCTCTGGGCGGTTGCCGATCAGCATGGTGACGGCCATCGTCTCCCCCAGGGCCCGGCCGAGCGCCAGCATGAGGCCGCCGATGATCCCGGTGCGGGCGTACGGCACGAGGGCGCGCCAGATCGTCTCCCATCGGGTGGCGCCGAGCGCCAGCATGGCCTCGCGTTGGTCGTTGGGCACGGCCCGCAGCACATCTCGGGCTATGGCCGTCGTGTAGGGCAGGATCATGATGGCCAGGATGGCGACGCCGGCCAGCATTCCAATGCCCAGCGGCGTGCAGGAGAAGAACGGGAGATCCACATGCCTCCTGATCGCCTTCTCCAGATCCCGTAGCACGGGGACCATGACGTAGAGCCCCCACAGCCCGTAGATCACGCTGGGGATGGAGGCCAGGAGCTCGATCAGGAAGGAGAGGGGCGCGTCCAGCCAGTCGGGGGCCAGCTCGGCCAGGAAGATGGCGGAGAGGAGCCCAATGGGGCCGGCGATGGCCAGGGCGAGGAGGGAGGAGACGATGGTGCCGTATATAGCCGGCAACGCGCCGAACGTTTCCGTCACGGGGTCCCAGGTGCTCTGGACGATGAACCGCCATCCGTACCGTTGCAGCGCGGGGAGGGAGCCGGTCACCAGCTCCAGGAAGAGGAGCAATACCAGGCCGAGCAGCGCGCCTGCCATGAGCCATGTCCAGCCCTGGAAGATCCTATCCCCAATGCTGATACGGGGTGGACGTCTCAGGAGTCGCCGTGTGATCCGGGTACTCAAGGCTGCCATTCCGTTTCCCCTCGTGAGATTGCCTGCCAGAGGCGGGGACGGTTCGTGGGTTTCCCCATGGATCCTCCTATTCGATGACGTGAAAGCGTGGTCCGGCGCCCTTGAGATGGCTGGGGGCTTCGAAGCTGTCCACATTTCCCGCTTTCGCCTGCCTCATGGGGCCGGGAGCCGCCAGCCAGCGAGCGCGCGAAGAGCGCAGAGGGTTGCGTTGCACGCCCTCCCTCTGTGCTCGATTCGCCGAGTATGGCTTCGCCATGTGACTCACGGTGCCTGGCCGCGCCTTAAGGAATGGGATTCCCTCCCTCGCAGGTCAGGGTATCCAGCTTCTGGATCACCCTCTCCTCCACGCGCTTGCCCAGCGGGGCGTATAGCAGCTCGATCGCATATGGATCCCCCTCGGTCAGCGCCCATTTCAGGAACGCCACGATCTTGCCGGCCTTCGCGCAGTCGTCCATATCCTGATAGAGCAGGAGGAACGTGTAGCCGGCGATGGGATAGGAGTCGGCGCCCGGGGCGTTGACCAGGAGCTGGCCCATGTCTTTCGGCATGTCCGCCGCGTAGGCGTCGGAGGCGGCCGTGATGCCCTCCAGGGAAGGCTCGATGAAGTTCCCCTCGCGATTCTGGACGGAGGCGTAGGAGATGCCGTTCTGGACGGCGTAGGCCAGCTCGATGTAGCCGATGCTATTCGGCTGTTGACGGATGACGCCCGCCACGCCCTCGTTGCCCTTGCCGCCGATGCCGACGGGCCATTCGACGGACTTCCCGGCTCCCACGGAGCGCTTCCACTCCTCGCTGACCTGGGCCAGGTAGTGGGTGAACAGGAAGGTGGTCCCGGATCCGTCGGATCGATGGGCGACGATGATGTCCTCGCCCGGCAGAGGGATGTCCGGGTTGAGCGCCTGGAGCCGCGCGTCATCCCACCGGGTGATCTTCCCCAGGAAGATGTCGGCGAGGACATCCGGCGAGAGTCTGAGCCCTTTGTCGATGGGGTTGCCGGCGGCGTCCTGCAGGTTGTAGGCGACGACGACGCCTCCCGCGACGGTCGGGAACATCCGCAGCTCGGGGGCGGCCGCCTTTTCCTTCTCGCCCAGGATCGCGTCGGAGGCCCCGAAGTCAACGGTCTTGGCCGTGATCTGGCGGATGCCACCGCCGGAGCCGATGGACTGATAGTTGAAGCGGGCGGTGGGATCGACGTTCGTGCTGTATTCGTGGAACCAGCGAGAGTACAGCGGATAGGGGAAGGTCGCACCTGCTCCCGTGATCTGCACGACCTCTTCCTGGGTGGACGTTTCCCCCGCCGACGCGGCCGTCGGCCCAGCCACGGGCTGGGTGCTGTTACACGCGGCCAGCAGCGCAGCGATCATGAGGATGCCGATCAGGGCTGCGGTTTTGCGCATGGCTGTTCCTCCTCAGTGGATTGGTGAACCACTTCGGAGTGTACCCCAGCCCGGTTAACGCTCGTGGAAGGGCATGTTAACGTCTTGTTAAGGGGGTGGAACGGTTTGCGTGGCTTTAGTCGTGTGGGAGATGTGGAGCGGGTAGCGGGTAGGGCAGGTTTCTCATATCTGCCCTTTCGCCGGGGGAGATGGTGTTTGCCCGGGACGTGGCAGAGGCGGCTACGGAAAGCCGCCCTACGTGGTCGTGTGGGAGGTGTGGCGCGGTGGGGCAGGTTTCCCATACCTGCCCTTTCGCCGGGGGAGACGGCGTTTGCCCGGGACATGGCAGAGGCGGCTACGGAAAACTACGTGGTCG
This window of the Chloroflexota bacterium genome carries:
- the pstC gene encoding phosphate ABC transporter permease subunit PstC produces the protein MHESSRVRWSEFAIEAIIRVLGFSTIGFVLLIFLFLLREGMPVFFEVSPDNLFGTRWYPTFGLFGTLPLILGSALVTVTAIVIALPLGVATAVFVREVAPGWAREVLKPTIEVLAGIPSVVLGFFGMTIIAPLVREVLGAPTGLTAFTGAIILAYMALPTIISVAEDALDAVPKSYRDASLAMGATRWQTIWRVVVPAAKSGIVTAIMLGMGRAIGETMAVMMVTGNAARMPLTLDSLFRPARTMTATIAAEMGEVAQGSVHYHALFGIGIILFVLTFLINVAAASTMFKQRERGGLR
- a CDS encoding phosphate ABC transporter substrate-binding protein, whose protein sequence is MARGIHPFLIRLFPTTPTDFAIHVQWTRWILTGLLCLGITLAAIGCGAQATESEHEAPSQAAKTIENKGSDTLVNLALAWAETYMQLHPEVRISVTGGGSGTGIAAMINGTVDIANASRKMKPEEIAAAQANGINPIEFTVARDAIAVVVHPSNPVDGLTLQQISDIYTGKITNWREVGGEDRPIVLLSRESNSGTYVYFLEHVIRMGDKKSDLLFSPDTLLMPSSEGISAEVRQNPNAIGYDGLGYVTPDQKMLAIARDPKGPYVLPSVETVNDGSYPISRSLYMYTAGEPTGHVKDYLDWILSDGQKLVPELGFVPLK
- a CDS encoding HD domain-containing protein, with the protein product MMSFEVPARHNGKLQQLMARINDDAELLQLWKCANVNSVDRSGISDHGEVHIRIVANAALRLLRLLVEADVQPNVVTDYGLAVEDAEVLVVLGACLHDIGIAVHRDDHEQYSLILAYPKARELLSELYEEPALTTMVAETLHAVIAHRSDQRCLTLEAGVLKVADALDMTEGRSRIPFEAGQVNIHSVSALAVEAVHIEKGEDRPIRVNISLSNSAGIFQVDELLKHKLRSSTLAPYVEITAQIEGETERRLLGIYKL
- a CDS encoding arsenate reductase ArsC, giving the protein MRKRRVLFLCTGNSARSQMAEGLVRHFLGDQWEAHSAGTRPAGYVHPLAVQTMAELGIDITHQRSKPVEAFRDVPFDLIVTVCDDAARNCPAWPGQGQTIHIRFPDPAEATGSPEEQLTVFRQIRDDIRERVLGHLRRYPLEPGG
- the pstB gene encoding phosphate ABC transporter ATP-binding protein; translation: MTLEPGEETRAIPESKAGLVVRSLTAGFGRFVAIRDITLTIPAHRVTAIIGPSGSGKSTFLRCLNRMHEEVRGAWMKGTVLLGGEDIYAPGTDPVRIRRRVGMVFQRPNPFPTLSIFDNVAAGLRLSHWGRVPDLEKRVENALRRAALWDEVKDKLHEPGTALSGGQQQRLCIARALAVEPEVLLMDEPASALDPIATLRIEELMRELARDYTIVVVTHNMQQAARVSDYTAFFMTDEHRAGYLVEYGPTQKIFTNPRDRRTEDYITGRFG
- the pstA gene encoding phosphate ABC transporter permease PstA, which encodes MRKAYIWRKLTNDLMAALTALSAGISTSILLIILIYVARQGIPALSRDFLLHMPTPVGVPGGGIANAIVGSLIVVGLASLLALPIGISAGIYLSESGDNRFGDAVRYLADVLSGVPSIVMGIFAYTLIVARQGHFSALSGGFALGVMMLPIISRATEEMLRMVPDSLREAGLALGIPRWRVTIRIIVPTAGRGILTGVVLALARVVGETAPLLFTAFGNPYWSTDVSQPIATLPHILFTYAISPYDDWHTKAWGTALVLTAIVLLASLAVRYGGRSRYQPQP
- the pstC gene encoding phosphate ABC transporter permease subunit PstC, translating into MAALSTRITRRLLRRPPRISIGDRIFQGWTWLMAGALLGLVLLLFLELVTGSLPALQRYGWRFIVQSTWDPVTETFGALPAIYGTIVSSLLALAIAGPIGLLSAIFLAELAPDWLDAPLSFLIELLASIPSVIYGLWGLYVMVPVLRDLEKAIRRHVDLPFFSCTPLGIGMLAGVAILAIMILPYTTAIARDVLRAVPNDQREAMLALGATRWETIWRALVPYARTGIIGGLMLALGRALGETMAVTMLIGNRPEISICLFDPAYTLASQIANEFTEATSDVYLAALIELGLILFAITLAMNALARLLVLRANRGIIRGRR
- the pstS gene encoding phosphate ABC transporter substrate-binding protein PstS produces the protein MRKTAALIGILMIAALLAACNSTQPVAGPTAASAGETSTQEEVVQITGAGATFPYPLYSRWFHEYSTNVDPTARFNYQSIGSGGGIRQITAKTVDFGASDAILGEKEKAAAPELRMFPTVAGGVVVAYNLQDAAGNPIDKGLRLSPDVLADIFLGKITRWDDARLQALNPDIPLPGEDIIVAHRSDGSGTTFLFTHYLAQVSEEWKRSVGAGKSVEWPVGIGGKGNEGVAGVIRQQPNSIGYIELAYAVQNGISYASVQNREGNFIEPSLEGITAASDAYAADMPKDMGQLLVNAPGADSYPIAGYTFLLLYQDMDDCAKAGKIVAFLKWALTEGDPYAIELLYAPLGKRVEERVIQKLDTLTCEGGNPIP